A single genomic interval of Nocardioides nitrophenolicus harbors:
- a CDS encoding CHAP domain-containing protein, translating into MRTSSRAARWGTTTAASALFASYLVLAGPGAGPPGSPLLPSAGTTYLCSGYAACVQAGYSDAGYGAANGSMYWRMYAGHNCTNYAAYRMIQAGMPNVRPWSGEGNASEWGKAMSSITDQTPNVGAIAWWGKYSNGAGSAGHVAYVERVVSADEIIVSEDAWGGTFHWRSITRTSGRWPTGFIHFVDRAAPTPTPTPTPTPTPTENVFTQTATPVVSAPLVVNTTITATAGGWTPTPAENRWRWFADGVRIGDIITPDLALTPDLVGKTLSMRVVAKADGFTTYVSPFYTLGPVLAGAVHATAPAALSGTPALGEVLTVTPGSYDQPDAVPTYRWLRDGVEIPGASAATYQLAPDDVGRTVSVEVAGAKPQFAPAVETLAASGTVTSPANVILKTKSNRGRAIVRVRVTAVGKLPVTGKVLVRIGSWKREVKLSDGIVKVKVPMSRGTKKVRVRYLGSAEVPAAPKVVGSVQVR; encoded by the coding sequence ATGCGCACATCGAGCCGCGCCGCGCGCTGGGGGACCACCACTGCCGCCAGCGCGCTGTTCGCGTCGTACCTCGTCCTCGCCGGACCCGGGGCCGGTCCCCCCGGCTCTCCGCTGCTCCCATCGGCCGGCACCACCTATCTCTGCAGTGGTTACGCGGCCTGCGTCCAGGCCGGCTACTCCGACGCGGGGTACGGCGCCGCGAACGGCTCGATGTACTGGCGGATGTACGCCGGCCACAACTGCACGAACTACGCGGCGTACCGGATGATCCAGGCCGGCATGCCGAACGTGCGGCCCTGGTCGGGCGAGGGCAACGCCAGCGAGTGGGGCAAGGCGATGAGCTCCATCACCGACCAGACGCCGAACGTCGGCGCGATCGCCTGGTGGGGCAAGTACTCCAACGGCGCCGGCTCCGCCGGCCACGTCGCGTACGTCGAGCGGGTCGTCTCGGCCGACGAGATCATCGTGTCCGAGGACGCCTGGGGCGGGACCTTCCACTGGCGCTCGATCACCCGGACCAGCGGACGCTGGCCGACCGGCTTCATCCACTTCGTCGACCGGGCGGCCCCGACGCCCACCCCGACACCGACCCCGACGCCCACGCCGACCGAGAACGTGTTCACCCAGACCGCGACGCCGGTGGTGAGCGCACCGCTGGTCGTCAACACCACGATCACCGCGACCGCGGGCGGCTGGACCCCGACGCCGGCGGAGAACCGGTGGCGCTGGTTCGCCGACGGCGTCCGGATCGGCGACATCATCACGCCCGACCTGGCGCTGACGCCCGACCTGGTCGGCAAGACGCTGAGCATGCGGGTCGTGGCGAAGGCGGACGGCTTCACCACCTACGTCTCGCCGTTCTACACGCTCGGTCCGGTGCTCGCGGGCGCCGTCCACGCGACCGCGCCGGCCGCACTCAGCGGCACGCCCGCGCTCGGCGAGGTGCTGACCGTGACGCCCGGCAGCTACGACCAACCGGACGCGGTGCCCACCTACCGGTGGCTGCGCGACGGAGTCGAGATCCCGGGGGCCAGCGCGGCGACGTACCAGCTCGCCCCGGACGACGTCGGCCGCACCGTCAGCGTCGAGGTGGCGGGCGCCAAGCCGCAGTTCGCCCCGGCCGTCGAGACCCTCGCCGCCTCCGGGACGGTGACCAGTCCGGCCAACGTCATCCTCAAGACCAAGTCGAACCGCGGGCGGGCGATCGTCCGGGTGCGCGTGACCGCGGTGGGGAAGCTGCCGGTCACGGGCAAGGTGCTGGTCCGGATCGGCTCGTGGAAGCGCGAGGTCAAGCTGAGCGACGGCATCGTCAAGGTCAAGGTGCCGATGTCGCGCGGGACGAAGAAGGTGCGGGTCCGCTACCTCGGCTCGGCCGAGGTGCCGGCGGCACCCAAGGTGGTCGGCTCGGTCCAGGTGCGCTGA